Proteins encoded in a region of the Thermocaproicibacter melissae genome:
- a CDS encoding O-antigen ligase family protein, with protein sequence MVFIVKALRSCYALFAGKKEISQADIDRAAVFLFTVSLFLPFYFSLVTVSCIAFMTMVKYRIRTKAFQAPFTKLIFTFLVGSFFVAASYNNYRGMAYSILIYAIVVCGLYFRSVMTRELYYMALDTACAASVFCVVVALIQKFLVYSSFSDYRPVSTFVNANYFGMMIEFIVVIALYRIFTNPKKTMQYAIVIALNLAGLYLAGSFSSALGMVCAVFVWLVYKRQSKISKVAFLVILAAGIAFLVFPQLLPRSAAEIQRTIDHRMSIWHAAWRAFKATPIFGRGATAYHIIWEQYGGYQTYHCHSLVLDTLLNFGIVGAAAICVYIGSYIRILVQRYRHHICRDLDILAAAIFVSVLVHGLTDVTIFWIQTGAFFFLIVSCLGIDSAYQNQQEYLAHLFPTLEDRTAQAVYLKN encoded by the coding sequence GTGGTTTTTATCGTAAAGGCACTGCGTTCCTGCTATGCACTTTTTGCAGGAAAAAAAGAGATTTCTCAGGCCGATATTGACCGCGCTGCTGTGTTTCTGTTCACCGTATCGCTTTTCCTTCCGTTCTATTTCAGCCTTGTCACAGTTTCGTGCATTGCTTTCATGACGATGGTGAAATACCGTATTCGCACGAAAGCGTTTCAAGCCCCGTTCACGAAACTGATTTTTACTTTTTTGGTTGGGTCGTTTTTTGTAGCCGCTTCCTACAACAATTACAGAGGTATGGCATATTCCATTTTGATTTATGCCATCGTTGTGTGTGGCCTCTATTTCAGAAGTGTGATGACCCGCGAACTTTACTATATGGCGCTGGACACAGCCTGTGCTGCAAGCGTCTTTTGTGTGGTTGTAGCTCTTATCCAGAAATTTTTGGTTTATTCTTCGTTTTCTGATTACCGTCCGGTTTCCACTTTTGTCAATGCCAATTACTTTGGCATGATGATTGAATTTATTGTTGTAATCGCACTTTACCGTATCTTTACGAATCCGAAAAAAACGATGCAGTACGCCATTGTCATCGCTCTCAATCTTGCCGGCCTTTACTTGGCGGGAAGTTTTTCTTCTGCCTTAGGTATGGTTTGTGCTGTTTTTGTGTGGCTTGTCTATAAACGTCAATCCAAAATTTCTAAGGTAGCTTTTCTTGTGATCCTTGCCGCGGGAATTGCTTTCTTGGTGTTTCCGCAGCTCCTGCCAAGGTCCGCCGCGGAAATTCAGCGTACAATTGATCATCGCATGTCGATCTGGCATGCTGCGTGGCGCGCATTTAAAGCGACTCCTATTTTTGGGCGCGGGGCAACTGCATACCATATTATTTGGGAACAGTACGGGGGATACCAGACGTATCACTGCCACAGCCTTGTACTCGACACACTTTTGAATTTTGGCATTGTGGGTGCGGCCGCCATTTGCGTCTACATTGGGTCATATATCCGCATCCTTGTGCAGCGGTATCGCCATCATATTTGCCGTGACTTGGATATTCTGGCGGCTGCGATTTTTGTTTCGGTTTTGGTACACGGCCTTACGGATGTTACGATTTTTTGGATTCAGACCGGAGCATTTTTCTTCCTTATCGTTTCTTGCCTTGGCATTGATTCCGCTTACCAGAACCAACAGGAGTATCTTGCTCATTTGTTTCCAACACTCGAGGACCGCACCGCGCAAGCAGTTTACCTGAAAAATTGA